The following proteins are encoded in a genomic region of Neospora caninum Liverpool complete genome, chromosome XI:
- a CDS encoding putative KH domain-containing protein: MARKKRTGAAATSEESAVANPTPVPQKAEKAAPKHEANAPPSDQAHARDSTQELLAATAVVARQQVDTSNMSASQKKNLKKKIRKQEQRQQEAAVLAAVRPETAKAATGMAGHYAEQETTIRRRLEGLKRAVSQFQSGGRGAAGPNAKKLGQDFDSLLREIDATLERETAALQKPLSKRSTVQQLQQQIRDVEAQVQKQQRELQRQANQGQPGDGPSAGELRGCLEESLRYVVHLREQLILTQQQNELRVFRDRLTALKTEGESLLKALHAGGNSPGERGRGAGSPSNGTSGASGAKEAQWRRRLGDLARGPSADRQKREQKPEENATLPPLVVQHVNLGPDAMGLLFPGGQNPVLVRKLERSCGLIVDRHSGGAGRAGVVSVVGLQAPAVERCVAMLASLDEGMQPEKREKHRVVVEGRTIGSVIGAGGANLRRVEEENDVVVWAEGNEMIVMGATPAKIADGVRQLKEVVASPAASASGAGSPGGATSLTFPAPIARALAGPSFRAVLREVESELHCAIRAPKGGAEGVILVQNASPENAAAVAKRLKDEASKLVVKTISADGEKVLKLLKGNAPGFIASSREKDHVTYLRGENELTVVGPSAVIDEAVTAAEEGLLLLDRVTGQVTIPRNLSRVVTRAKRGHIEKATGVLFRPPRNPATGDLVLSFMGTKEQVEAAREMLNTVLKEEGFSEAMPVGKEMTAALLADRGQGVRDLEEQFGVTVSIERREHRLVVRGNEAAVQACLAALRERQDREFADEKDDSVVERVAVPKEQVAAIIGRHGARVRKIQTQSGVESIRMDGSEGVAVIRGSAEAVAKAVKLIEEALKEGTGAAQSGSDNEDQRTEDVEGGARGNRRGQRGGPVKRAPQKPLNVDASDETAFPSLDAAALNEGRSRPGAGRWKRGGRSAKPGTEEEAVNGVATQNGTHKREEEVPTGDAPNAGEVCCN; encoded by the exons ATGGCCCGCAAGAAGAGAACTGGAGCCGCAGCGACTTCCGAGGAGTCGGCTGTCGCGAACCCGACTCCGGTGCCCCAGAAGGCTGAGAAGGCTGCGCCGAAACACGAAGCGAATGCTCCACCGTCTGaccaggcgcatgcacgcgacaGCACCCAGGAATTGTTGGCGGCGACAGCCGTCGTGGCTCGTCAGCAGGTGGACACGAGCAACATGAGCGCGTCTCAGAAGAAGAatctgaagaagaagatccGCAAGCAAGAACAGCGCCAGCAGGAGGCAGCCGTGCTCGCGGCGGTCCGTCCGGAGACCGCAAAGGCGGCGACTGGAATGGCTGGTCACTACGCTGAGCAGGAGACGACGATCCGTCGGCGCCTAGAGGGCCTGAAGCGGGCGGTGAGTCAGTTCCAGTCGGGCGGTCGCGGCGCGGCTGGCccgaacgcgaagaaactcGGCCAGGACTTTGACAGTCTCCTCCGCGAGATCGACGCCACCCTGGAGCGGGAGACGGCCGCGCTCCAGAAGCCGCTGAGCAAGCGGTCGACTgtccagcagctgcagcagcaaaTTCGCGACGTCGAGGCCCAGGTCCAGAAACAACAACGCGAGCTGCAGCGCCAGGCGAATCAAGGCCAACCGGGCGACGGACCGAGCGCCGGGGAACTCCGGGGCTGCCTAGAGGAGAGTCTCCGCTACGTGGTCCACCTGCGGGAGCAGCTGATCCTCACGCAGCAGCAAAACGAactccgcgtcttccgagACCGCCTCACGGCCCTCAAgaccgaaggcgagagcctcCTCAAGGCGCTCCACGCAGGCGGGAACTCGCCAGGCGAACGCGGTCGCGGCGCAGGATCGCCCTCGAACGGCACTAGCGGGGCCTCGGGCGCGAAGGAGGCGCAgtggcgccggcgcctcggcgactTGGCCCGCGGGCCCTCGGCGGACCGCCAGAAGCGGGAGCAGAAGCCTgaggagaacgcgacgctgccgcctctcgtGGTCCAGCACGTCAACCTTGGCCCGGATGCTATGGGTCTGCTCTTCCCAGGTGGTCAGAACCCCGTGCTGGTGCGCAAGTTGGAGCGGTCGTGCGGCTTAATCGTCGACAGACacagcggcggcgcaggccgTGCGGGCGTAGTCTCCGTCGTCGGTCTCCAGGCGCCCGCTGTCGAGCGCTGCGTTGCGATGCTCGCGTCGCTCGACGAAGGCATGCAGcccgagaagcgcgagaaacacCGTGTGGTCGTGGAAGGCCGAACCATCGGCAGCGTGATCGGAGCCGGAGGCGCAAACCTGCGCcgcgtcgaggaagagaacgacgtCGTCGTCTGGGCCGAAGGCAACGAAATGATCGTCATGGGCGCCACGCCGGCCAAGATTGCAGATGGCGTTCGCCAGCTGAAG GAAGTcgtcgcgtcgcctgcggcctccgcctcgggCGCCGGCAGCCCCGGGGGTGCGACGAGCCTAACCTTTCCTGCGCCGATCGCTCGCGCCCTTGCAGGACCGAGCTTCCGCGCAGTTCTTCGCGAGGTGGAAAGCGAACTCCACTGCGCCATCCGAGCCCCGAAGGGCGGCGCCGAAGGCGTCATCCTCGTTCAGAACGCGAGTCCGGAGAACGCAGCGGCGGTGGCGAAGCGCCTGAAGGACGAGGCCTCGAAGTTGGTGGTCAAGACGATCAGTGCAGATGGGGAAAAGGTTCTCAAACTCCTAAAGGGTAACGCGCCGGGTTTCATCGCCAGCTCGAG GGAGAAAGACCACGTGACGTACTTgcgtggagagaacgaacTGACCGTTGTGGGGCCTTCCGCAGTGATTGACGAGGCCGTGACCGCAGCGGAGGAGGGGCTTCTTCTGCTGGACCGGGTGACGGGCCAAGTCACCATTCCGAGGAACCTGTCGCGCGTGGTCACGCGTGCGAAGCGGGGACAcatcgagaaggcgacaggcgtCTTGTTCCGGCCGCCGCGAAACCCCGCCACTGGCGACTTGGTGCTTTCGTTCATGGGGACGAAGGAACAGGTGGAGGCAGCGCGCGAGATGCTGAACACAGTCCTCAAGGAAGAGGGTTTCAGCGAGGCGATGCCTGTCGGCAAGGAGATGACGGCGGCGCTGTTGGCGGATCGCGGCCAGGGTGTGCGCGACTTGGAGGAGCAGTTTGGCGTCACCGTCTCCATTGAGAGGCGCGAACACCGGTTGGTGGTACGCGGCAACGAGGCGGCCGTGCAGGCCTGTTTGGCGGCGCTGCGGGAGCGACAAGACCGCGAATTtgcggacgagaaggacgactCTGTCGTGGAACGCGTGGCGGTTCCGAAAGAACAGGTCGCGGCGATCATTGGACGCCACGGGGCGCGCGTCCGCAAGATCCAGACGCAGAGTGGAGTCGAGTCGATTCGCATGGACGGCAGCGAGGGAGTCGCGGTGATTCGCGGCTCGGCCGAGGCAGTCGCGAAGGCGGTCAAGCTGATCGAGGAGGCGCTGAAAGAGGGGACGGGAGCGGCGCAGTCGGGAAGCGACAACGAAGACCAGCGAACGGAAGACGTCGAGGGCGGTGCGCGGGGCAACCGCCGAGGCCAGCGAGGCGGGCCAGTGAAGCGCGCGCCTCAGAAGCCTCTGAACGTCGACGCCTCGGACGAGACAGCCTTTCCCTCGCTGGACGCCGCGGCTCTGAACGAAGGCCGGAGCCGACCCGGCGCAGGGCGGTGGAAGCGCGGCGGCCGGAGCGCGAAACCCGGAACTGAAGAAGAGGCCGTGAACGGAGTCGCCACACAAAACGGCACGCacaagcgagaggaagaagtgccgactggagacgcgccgaaCGCTGGCGAGGTCTGCTGCAACTGA